One Enterobacter asburiae genomic window, AGCTGGCCGCCATCGCCTATTCGCGCATCGGCCGCCGCCTGCCGGTTCACGCCACCGCTATCGGCAAGGTGTTGATTGCCTGGCTGGGCGAACCCGAGCTGAACGCCCTGCTGGAGGGCTATCAGTACACCACCTTTACGCCCGCCACCCTCGCGTCTCGCGAAGCCTTAATGAGCGCCCTGGCGCAGACCCGTGAGCAGGGCTACGCCCTGGACAGCGAAGAGAACGAGCAGGGCGTGCGCTGCGTGGCGGTGCCGGTGTGGAACCACGAGTCCCGCGTCATTGCCGCCCTGAGCCTGTCGACGCTGACCTCCCGCGTGGACGACGCTGAGCTGGCTAATTTCCGCGAGCAGCTTCAGCAGGCCGGGCTCGAGCTCTCACGCGCGCTGGGCTATGCCGGCTCGTAGGTGAAGTAGTCGAAGTCTGCGTGGCAGCCGTCGCCGCTGATGTCCTCGCAATGCAGCCCCACAAACGCGCCGGTGAAGAAGCCGCGCCCGCCGATGTAGTCGTCCGACAGCTTCCACGCCTCATACGTCACCGGCACGGCGTGCCACGTCTCGCCGTCGAACGAGTAGCTGTAGCGGTAAACCAGCGTATCCACATCCACGCGCAGCCAGACGCTCTCCGCGCTCTCCGGCACCGGAATCGGCTGCTCGTGCAGCGGCCATGACGGCACATTATGGTCGAGCTGGATCACCTTGATCGTTCTGCCCTGCCCCTCCTCGTAGTCCACAAAGCAGTAGCTCCAGTTTTTGCTGTTGTAGTAGCAGGTCAGCCCCGCGCTCTGCTGGAAGTGGACCGGCGAAAACTGCATCCGCGTCTCGGCCCGGAAGGCGAAGTGCTGCCAGCGGCGCGCCACGGTCGATTGGGTAAAGGTCGAGTTGAGCGAGTCGTTGCCGTAGAGCCGTAAATAGCCGGGCCGCGCGGTGAGCGAGCCGAGGGTGTCGTCGAACGGAATGCGCAGGGTCTGCAGCTCCGGGTCAAGCGAACTGGCGTCGAAATCGTCCCGCCAGCTGCTCTGAACGGCAGCGGGCTGCTCGGCCACCTGCGGGCCTTTCACGGTCATCTGCGCGTGCTTGCCGCCTTCCACGTACGGCCAGCCGTCGCGCCATTCAATGCGGGCGATGCCGGTCTCGCGCCCCAGCGGGCAGTAGCCGCGCCCGCCGGAGGCCAGCAGCGGCACGCCGGGCAGGCGCTGCGGGCGGCTGGTGAGGTAGGCCATGTACCACTCTCCGGTATGCGTCTGCAGCAGCGAGCCGTGGCCGCTCTTCTGCAGCGGGTTCTCCGGCAGGTGCCAGCTGGTCATCATCGTCACGTCCGGGTGCAGCTCGTACGGCCCGTCGATATTTTTGGAACGCAGCACCACGACGGCGTGCTCGTAGCTGGTGCCGCCCTCGGCGACCATCAGGTAGTACCATCCCGCGTGGCGGTACAGGTGCGCGCCTTCGGTGTAGCAGAGCGGCGTGCCGGTAAACAGCGTTTTGCGCTCGGGCGAGAGCGTGCCGGTCTGCGGGTCAAACGCCTGCATCACGATGGTGTTGTGCGGGTTGCTGTGGTGGCGCGGCCCCCACGGGCGGTAGATATAGTATTTGCGGCCATCGTCGTCGTGAAACAGGGACGGGTCAAATCCGCCGTTGCCCATCGGGATCGGCTCGCTCCACGGCCCCTCGATGGAGGGCGCGGTAACAAGAAAGTTGCGGCCGTTTTTCCACGGCGAGTCGACAATCTTCACGTCGGTGTAGAGCAGCCAGAATTTACCGTCGGCGTAGCTCAGGCACGGCGCCCAGATGCCGCCGGAGTCCGGGTTGCCCTTCATGTCCAGCATCGACACGCGGTCCAGCGGCGTGCTGACCAACGACCAGTTTTTCAGGTCGCGGGAGTGGTAGATACGCACGCCCGGGAACCACTCGAAGGTCGAGGTGGCGATGTAGTAGTCCTCGCCCTGGCGGCACAGGGACGGGTCCGGGTTAAAGCCGGTGAGTATCGGGTTAGTGATTTGCATAGTGCCTCCGGTTAATGGGATGCGGCTGTCGCGGCGTCGGGAACGGCCTCG contains:
- the xynR gene encoding DNA-binding transcriptional repressor XynR, coding for MPIIQSVERALQILDLFNEQATELKITDISKLMGLSKSTLHSLLKTLQLHGYIDQNPENGKYRLGMKLVERGHFVVGSIDIRQKAKGWLMELSRRTGQTTHLGILDGREGVYIEKIEGKLAAIAYSRIGRRLPVHATAIGKVLIAWLGEPELNALLEGYQYTTFTPATLASREALMSALAQTREQGYALDSEENEQGVRCVAVPVWNHESRVIAALSLSTLTSRVDDAELANFREQLQQAGLELSRALGYAGS
- a CDS encoding glycoside hydrolase family 43 protein yields the protein MQITNPILTGFNPDPSLCRQGEDYYIATSTFEWFPGVRIYHSRDLKNWSLVSTPLDRVSMLDMKGNPDSGGIWAPCLSYADGKFWLLYTDVKIVDSPWKNGRNFLVTAPSIEGPWSEPIPMGNGGFDPSLFHDDDGRKYYIYRPWGPRHHSNPHNTIVMQAFDPQTGTLSPERKTLFTGTPLCYTEGAHLYRHAGWYYLMVAEGGTSYEHAVVVLRSKNIDGPYELHPDVTMMTSWHLPENPLQKSGHGSLLQTHTGEWYMAYLTSRPQRLPGVPLLASGGRGYCPLGRETGIARIEWRDGWPYVEGGKHAQMTVKGPQVAEQPAAVQSSWRDDFDASSLDPELQTLRIPFDDTLGSLTARPGYLRLYGNDSLNSTFTQSTVARRWQHFAFRAETRMQFSPVHFQQSAGLTCYYNSKNWSYCFVDYEEGQGRTIKVIQLDHNVPSWPLHEQPIPVPESAESVWLRVDVDTLVYRYSYSFDGETWHAVPVTYEAWKLSDDYIGGRGFFTGAFVGLHCEDISGDGCHADFDYFTYEPA